A section of the Paenibacillus aurantius genome encodes:
- a CDS encoding ammonium transporter has product MLTLLFPTMAFAADEATSPQLQAAIDAVWVMLAAILVIFMQAGFALLEAGSTRMKNAGHVAGKTILTFGICALAFWAVGFGLAFGEGNSFFGTTGFFVNGLEEQAKAAFGSLSFSDVPIGIKFLFQLAFCGVSLAIAWGGFAERGKLPVYFLFGVLYTILIYPIVAHWVWGGGWLADLKMQDFAGSTVVHLQGATAALVATLLLKPRIGKYNKDRTPNLIPGHNQVFSVLGVIILWIGWFGFNPGSTLSAMGDGFFGYIALTTNLAAAAGAVAALIVSWMYFGKADIPSMLNGVLAALVAITAACAFVEPWAAVVIGALAGIITFFTAQWFEKAGVDDPIYAFSVHGIAGIWGTLSTGFFATPELAERVGVGSAGLFYGGGLHQLGVQALGVFGAFAFVFILSYIILGLMKATIGLRVTEEEEIIGLDLSEHGTYGYPEQMKKASEAAAGETAGAKAGTSGSLVG; this is encoded by the coding sequence ATGCTGACTCTGTTGTTCCCGACCATGGCCTTCGCGGCCGACGAGGCGACGAGTCCTCAGCTCCAGGCGGCTATTGACGCCGTGTGGGTCATGCTGGCCGCCATTCTGGTCATCTTCATGCAGGCAGGCTTCGCCCTTCTGGAAGCCGGCTCGACCCGAATGAAGAATGCCGGTCACGTTGCCGGTAAAACGATTCTGACCTTCGGCATTTGTGCCCTGGCTTTCTGGGCGGTAGGCTTTGGATTGGCCTTTGGCGAAGGCAACTCGTTCTTCGGCACAACCGGGTTCTTCGTTAATGGATTGGAAGAGCAGGCCAAAGCCGCATTCGGATCCCTTTCCTTCTCCGATGTTCCCATCGGAATAAAGTTCCTGTTCCAGCTGGCGTTCTGTGGTGTTTCCCTAGCCATTGCCTGGGGCGGATTTGCCGAAAGAGGAAAGCTTCCCGTTTACTTCTTGTTTGGCGTTCTTTACACGATCCTGATCTATCCGATCGTCGCTCACTGGGTATGGGGCGGCGGATGGCTCGCCGATCTTAAGATGCAGGATTTTGCCGGGTCGACCGTTGTTCACCTTCAGGGAGCGACCGCCGCTCTTGTTGCGACTCTGCTGCTTAAGCCGCGTATTGGCAAATACAACAAAGACCGCACTCCGAACCTGATCCCCGGTCATAACCAAGTATTCTCCGTTCTCGGCGTTATCATTCTGTGGATCGGCTGGTTCGGCTTCAACCCGGGCAGCACGCTGAGCGCCATGGGAGACGGCTTCTTCGGTTACATTGCCCTTACGACAAATCTGGCCGCCGCTGCCGGTGCGGTAGCCGCCTTGATCGTGTCCTGGATGTACTTCGGTAAGGCCGATATTCCCAGCATGCTGAACGGGGTTCTGGCCGCTCTGGTCGCCATTACCGCTGCCTGTGCTTTTGTTGAGCCTTGGGCCGCCGTCGTCATCGGTGCTCTGGCGGGAATCATTACCTTCTTCACGGCTCAATGGTTCGAGAAAGCCGGCGTGGACGATCCCATCTATGCTTTCTCCGTACATGGAATCGCCGGGATCTGGGGAACGCTGTCCACCGGCTTCTTCGCTACACCGGAGCTTGCCGAACGCGTAGGCGTCGGTAGTGCAGGCCTGTTCTACGGCGGGGGACTTCATCAGTTGGGGGTTCAAGCCCTTGGGGTATTCGGAGCGTTTGCCTTCGTCTTCATCCTCAGCTACATTATTCTTGGGCTGATGAAAGCCACTATCGGTCTTCGTGTTACGGAAGAGGAAGAAATCATTGGTCTCGACCTGAGCGAGCATGGAACCTACGGCTACCCCGAGCAAATGAAGAAAGCTTCGGAAGCTGCGGCAGGCGAGACGGCTGGAGCCAAAGCGGGCACAAGCGGAAGCCTGGTCGGATAA
- a CDS encoding TlpA disulfide reductase family protein, which produces MKKNVLVILIIGLLAGLAVYQNLSAKEEAVVLPSETAPKPQFLAPSFTLTGMDNQSYSVGGKREKPLLVNFWASWCGPCEAEAPDLMRIYDKLKDKLDIYAVNVTKGDNLKEVKEFLDQYPYPFPVLLDKEGKAAELYQVQVIPTSFLVDRNGVIVDVIHYLPGKELEKKLKEFADS; this is translated from the coding sequence ATGAAGAAGAATGTGCTGGTCATCTTGATCATTGGCCTCCTTGCCGGACTGGCCGTGTACCAGAACCTTTCGGCGAAGGAAGAGGCGGTGGTGCTGCCTTCCGAAACGGCCCCCAAACCGCAATTTCTGGCGCCAAGCTTTACCCTTACGGGCATGGACAATCAGTCTTATTCCGTAGGGGGGAAGAGGGAGAAACCCCTTCTTGTGAACTTCTGGGCGTCCTGGTGCGGTCCGTGCGAAGCGGAAGCCCCCGATTTGATGCGTATTTATGACAAGCTTAAAGACAAGCTGGACATCTATGCGGTGAACGTGACCAAAGGGGACAACTTGAAGGAAGTGAAGGAATTTCTGGACCAGTACCCCTATCCATTTCCGGTTCTGCTTGATAAGGAAGGGAAGGCTGCGGAGTTATACCAGGTTCAGGTGATCCCGACGAGCTTTCTCGTGGACCGCAACGGAGTCATTGTGGATGTGATCCACTATTTACCGGGCAAAGAGCTGGAGAAGAAATTAAAGGAATTCGCTGATTCTTAA
- a CDS encoding exonuclease domain-containing protein, with protein MKPIRPTGKQGMWNLYKMGGIAPAFTSMFDPRSAQHMAFIRSMMKEQRKESMYEIRLQEMEAVVFDLETTGFSPYHGDEIIAVGAVAVKGGVVLEEETFYSTVQCSRKIPEDVIRLTGITNEMAAASPDLLDVLSRFLAFVHRRVLIAHGTGHDKPFLRSALWKTSKTALTHRIVDTMMLGKWLHPGMPHYGLDILLEKYSIRAENRHHALADSLMTAQLWAGMLALMAEKNVLTLGDLYAHLSQR; from the coding sequence ATGAAGCCGATTAGACCTACGGGGAAGCAGGGAATGTGGAACCTCTATAAGATGGGGGGGATCGCTCCGGCCTTCACGTCCATGTTCGACCCCCGAAGCGCGCAGCATATGGCTTTCATCCGCTCCATGATGAAGGAGCAGCGGAAGGAATCCATGTATGAGATCCGGCTGCAGGAAATGGAGGCGGTCGTCTTCGATTTGGAAACGACCGGTTTTTCTCCTTATCATGGAGATGAAATTATAGCGGTTGGGGCGGTGGCGGTTAAGGGAGGGGTCGTGCTGGAGGAGGAAACGTTCTACAGCACGGTCCAGTGCAGCCGAAAGATCCCCGAAGACGTGATCCGGCTGACCGGCATTACGAACGAAATGGCCGCTGCCTCGCCGGACCTGCTTGATGTGCTGAGCCGCTTTCTGGCCTTCGTCCACCGGCGGGTCCTGATTGCCCACGGAACCGGCCATGACAAGCCATTTCTCCGCTCCGCCCTGTGGAAAACGTCCAAAACGGCGCTCACTCACCGGATCGTGGATACGATGATGCTCGGCAAATGGCTTCATCCCGGGATGCCCCACTACGGGCTCGATATTCTTCTGGAGAAATACTCGATCCGGGCCGAAAACCGCCACCACGCCTTGGCGGATTCCCTAATGACGGCGCAGCTGTGGGCCGGGATGCTGGCGCTTATGGCCGAGAAGAATGTGCTGACCTTGGGCGACCTTTACGCCCATCTTAGTCAGCGATAA
- the cimA gene encoding citramalate synthase, translating into MSTIISVFDTTLRDGTQGEGISLSAEDKIKIALKLDTLGVHYIEGGNPGSNSKDIEFFQRVKQLKLQAKITAFGSTRRKGAIAESDANLNRIIESGVQAATLVGKAWDFHVHTALQTTLEENLAMIYDSFRYLSSKGMETIYDAEHFFDGYKNNSEYAIAALKKAEEAGAAWVVLCDTNGGTLPGEIHEIVSRVREQISTPIGIHTHNDCELAVANTLAAVQAGARQIQGTINGYGERCGNANLCSILPNLQLKLGYSCVTDDQLKLLTGTARYVSEIANVNMPVNQPYVGNAAFAHKGGIHVSAILKDSKTYEHIQPELVGNKQRVLVSELAGQSNLLFKAQELNLNLNMENTETRAMIDRIKELEHQGYQFEGADASLELMLREASGDLEEIFTLESFKLLVEKTKDRSVVSEAIVKVKVHGETVYTAAEGNGPVNALDNALRKALYQFYPQIDDMHLSDYKVRVINEKDATAAKVRVLIESTDFSNSWNTVGVSENVIEASWQALVDSIRYALIGKTRSPQSAEAPRERLGLVNH; encoded by the coding sequence ATGTCTACTATCATCTCGGTCTTTGACACGACCCTCCGGGACGGAACCCAGGGAGAAGGCATCAGCCTGTCGGCGGAGGATAAGATCAAAATCGCACTTAAACTGGACACCTTGGGTGTCCATTATATAGAAGGCGGAAATCCGGGCAGCAACAGCAAGGATATCGAATTCTTCCAGCGTGTTAAGCAGCTGAAGCTCCAAGCCAAGATTACGGCGTTCGGGAGCACCCGTCGCAAGGGCGCCATCGCCGAATCGGATGCCAACCTTAACCGGATCATTGAATCGGGGGTGCAGGCGGCCACGCTCGTCGGCAAGGCATGGGATTTCCATGTTCATACCGCCCTGCAGACGACCCTTGAAGAGAACCTCGCCATGATTTACGATTCGTTCCGCTACCTGAGCAGCAAGGGAATGGAGACGATCTATGACGCCGAGCATTTCTTCGACGGCTACAAGAACAATTCCGAATACGCCATCGCCGCGCTTAAGAAGGCCGAGGAAGCCGGTGCCGCATGGGTCGTGCTGTGCGATACTAACGGCGGGACCCTCCCCGGCGAAATTCACGAAATCGTTTCGCGGGTGCGGGAGCAGATCTCGACACCGATCGGCATCCATACGCATAACGACTGCGAGCTCGCGGTCGCTAACACGCTGGCCGCCGTACAGGCCGGCGCCCGCCAGATCCAGGGCACCATTAACGGCTACGGAGAAAGGTGCGGCAACGCCAACCTCTGCTCCATCCTGCCGAATCTGCAGCTTAAGCTCGGCTACTCCTGCGTAACCGACGACCAGCTCAAGCTTTTGACCGGGACCGCCCGCTACGTAAGCGAGATCGCCAACGTCAACATGCCGGTCAACCAGCCTTATGTCGGAAACGCCGCTTTCGCCCATAAGGGCGGGATACACGTGTCCGCGATCCTGAAGGATTCCAAAACGTACGAGCACATCCAGCCGGAGCTTGTAGGCAACAAGCAGCGTGTACTTGTTTCCGAGCTGGCCGGGCAGAGCAACCTCTTGTTCAAGGCCCAGGAACTCAACCTGAACCTCAATATGGAGAACACGGAGACGCGCGCCATGATCGACCGGATCAAGGAGCTGGAGCACCAGGGCTATCAATTCGAAGGGGCGGACGCCTCCCTGGAGCTCATGCTGAGGGAAGCCTCCGGGGACCTGGAGGAAATCTTCACGCTCGAATCCTTCAAGCTTCTGGTTGAGAAAACGAAGGACCGGTCGGTCGTTTCCGAAGCCATCGTTAAGGTGAAGGTTCATGGAGAGACCGTCTATACCGCGGCGGAGGGCAACGGCCCCGTCAATGCGCTGGATAACGCCCTTCGCAAGGCGCTGTACCAGTTCTATCCGCAGATCGACGATATGCACCTGTCCGATTACAAGGTCCGGGTAATTAACGAGAAGGATGCTACGGCGGCCAAGGTCCGCGTGCTCATCGAGTCCACCGACTTCAGCAACAGCTGGAACACCGTCGGCGTCTCGGAGAATGTCATTGAAGCAAGCTGGCAGGCCCTGGTGGACAGCATCCGGTATGCCCTCATCGGCAAAACCCGCTCCCCTCAGTCCGCCGAGGCTCCAAGAGAACGGCTCGGGCTTGTTAACCACTAA
- a CDS encoding MerR family transcriptional regulator has product MKLYRIGQLSKLSNLSQRTIDYYTKLGLIEPEKRSDTNYRYYSDETLVRLKRIESLKKEKYTLEEIKNSLKELDRVGHDDLVTNKLADLQARMRQLEKEAKELGPMIEQLKPKQLKYVSKILTPQSAACIEAILLLLGKGPLL; this is encoded by the coding sequence GTGAAGCTTTACCGGATCGGCCAGCTGTCGAAGCTGTCCAACCTAAGTCAGCGGACCATTGACTATTACACCAAGCTTGGTCTGATTGAACCCGAGAAGCGCTCGGACACCAATTACCGGTATTACAGTGATGAAACCTTGGTTCGTTTGAAACGTATTGAATCCTTGAAGAAAGAGAAGTATACCCTCGAAGAAATCAAAAACAGCCTAAAGGAACTGGACCGCGTCGGACACGACGATCTGGTTACGAACAAGCTGGCCGATCTCCAGGCGCGCATGCGCCAGCTGGAGAAGGAAGCCAAGGAGCTCGGACCGATGATCGAGCAGCTTAAACCCAAGCAGCTCAAGTACGTGTCAAAGATTCTGACACCCCAAAGCGCGGCCTGCATAGAGGCGATTTTGCTCCTTTTAGGGAAAGGACCTCTTCTCTAA
- a CDS encoding C40 family peptidase: MEQRNRKNFAAKVAIALTLTFTAAVPATLALPAGQAHAYSVSKANNVIKMGNRFLGVRYQFGAPSGVTNRFDCSSLTQYLFKKQGVYLPRTSSQQSKKGKYVPISQLKKGDLIFFKASKTSGSRVTHVAIYAGNGKMLHTYGKPGVTYSYFNSYWKGRYVTSKRFL, from the coding sequence GTGGAACAACGTAACAGAAAGAATTTTGCAGCGAAAGTAGCCATCGCCTTGACCTTGACTTTTACTGCGGCGGTTCCGGCCACCCTGGCTTTGCCGGCTGGACAAGCTCATGCTTATAGCGTCTCGAAAGCTAACAACGTTATTAAGATGGGGAACCGTTTTCTCGGTGTCCGTTACCAGTTCGGAGCACCGTCCGGGGTAACCAACCGTTTTGACTGCTCTTCCCTCACGCAGTATCTGTTTAAGAAGCAGGGAGTCTATCTCCCCCGCACTTCCAGCCAGCAGTCGAAAAAAGGGAAGTATGTCCCCATCAGCCAGCTGAAGAAGGGCGACCTGATCTTCTTTAAGGCATCGAAAACAAGCGGCAGCAGGGTGACCCACGTGGCCATCTATGCCGGTAACGGCAAGATGCTTCACACCTACGGCAAGCCGGGCGTTACCTATTCGTACTTCAACAGCTACTGGAAGGGACGTTACGTAACCTCCAAACGTTTCTTGTAG
- a CDS encoding zinc metallopeptidase has translation MFFHPMDFLILIAFGLSMWASFRVRGTFNRWSEVRAMSGMTGYEAARRMLDHNGLHDIPIEPTPGALTDHYDPIHKVVRLSEPVYYESSISAISVACHEVGHAIQHKVHYPMLVARHKIFPVVNFASGVAPFLLIAGFLMSISNLILLGIIFFSVAVLFQVITLPVEFNASNRAKQLMVTEGFISGDESRGVSKVLNAAALTYVAAALVSLLQLLKFIMIFSGSRSNE, from the coding sequence ATGTTCTTTCACCCCATGGATTTTCTCATTCTGATTGCCTTCGGCTTGTCGATGTGGGCCTCTTTTCGGGTGAGGGGAACCTTTAACCGGTGGTCCGAGGTCAGGGCCATGTCAGGGATGACCGGATACGAAGCGGCCCGCCGCATGCTGGATCACAACGGCCTTCATGACATTCCGATCGAGCCGACTCCCGGCGCCCTGACGGACCACTACGATCCGATCCACAAGGTCGTTCGGCTGTCCGAGCCGGTTTACTACGAGAGTTCCATATCGGCTATTTCCGTCGCCTGCCACGAAGTGGGCCATGCCATCCAGCATAAAGTGCATTACCCGATGCTGGTCGCCCGCCACAAGATTTTCCCGGTCGTGAATTTTGCTTCCGGCGTGGCTCCATTCCTGCTCATTGCCGGGTTTCTGATGAGCATTTCTAATTTGATTCTGCTCGGCATCATCTTCTTCTCCGTAGCCGTTCTGTTCCAGGTCATCACGCTGCCGGTCGAATTCAACGCCAGCAACCGGGCCAAGCAGCTTATGGTCACCGAAGGCTTCATCTCCGGTGACGAAAGCCGCGGAGTAAGCAAGGTGCTTAACGCCGCCGCCCTTACCTATGTAGCGGCCGCTCTCGTTTCGCTTCTCCAGCTGCTGAAGTTCATCATGATTTTCAGCGGCAGCCGTTCCAACGAATAA
- a CDS encoding DUF294 nucleotidyltransferase-like domain-containing protein, whose product MRRVRPEAIRERISRAEHFAELLELRMELSGPLAAVPPPEQTAAWYGGVNDLHDAVIRRTVQLAEQLLKEEGMGAAPVPYAFVLYGSGARREQTLWSDQDNGLLYQNPSQGEEEAVEAYFERLAAAISEGLQEAGYPPCEGGVICTNPQWRKPLKAYLEMLAGWEQELTWESVRYLLISSDLRCVYGDERLCRVIVEKLFGEARRDTVLLERMLHNTLHRKTASGFFGRIVTERYGEDAGGFDVKYGAYIPLVNGIRMLAVCFGLTEASTLDRVKALHRIQAIGSGTAGYWRQAFLEVLHVRALVPRREENGLYHNHPYLNRTLLTAEVQKELKHALAVGRKLRAEVKKQVKRQTKSLLKEEEAGYEAD is encoded by the coding sequence GTGAGAAGGGTTCGGCCGGAAGCCATCCGAGAGAGAATAAGCCGGGCGGAGCACTTCGCGGAACTGCTGGAGCTCCGGATGGAGCTCAGCGGCCCCCTCGCGGCTGTCCCTCCTCCTGAACAGACAGCTGCCTGGTACGGCGGGGTCAACGATCTTCACGATGCGGTGATCCGGCGAACGGTGCAGCTGGCGGAACAGCTGCTAAAGGAAGAAGGGATGGGGGCTGCCCCCGTCCCTTATGCTTTTGTTCTGTATGGAAGCGGGGCGCGCCGGGAGCAGACGCTGTGGAGCGATCAGGACAACGGGCTCCTGTACCAGAATCCTTCCCAAGGGGAAGAAGAAGCGGTGGAGGCCTATTTTGAGCGATTGGCTGCGGCGATTTCCGAGGGGCTTCAGGAGGCGGGGTATCCCCCCTGCGAGGGCGGGGTCATCTGCACCAACCCGCAGTGGAGAAAGCCTCTAAAGGCCTATCTGGAAATGCTTGCCGGCTGGGAGCAGGAGCTGACCTGGGAATCCGTCCGGTATCTTCTTATTTCCTCCGACCTGCGCTGCGTTTACGGGGATGAGAGGCTGTGCCGGGTCATTGTGGAGAAGCTTTTCGGGGAAGCCCGCCGGGATACGGTTCTGCTGGAGCGAATGCTTCATAATACGCTGCACCGCAAGACAGCCTCCGGCTTTTTCGGCCGGATCGTTACCGAAAGATATGGCGAGGACGCGGGCGGATTCGATGTTAAGTACGGGGCTTACATTCCGCTGGTCAACGGGATCCGTATGCTCGCCGTCTGCTTCGGGCTGACGGAAGCCTCGACCTTGGATCGGGTGAAAGCCCTGCATCGCATTCAGGCGATCGGCAGCGGGACGGCAGGTTATTGGCGGCAGGCTTTTCTGGAGGTGCTGCATGTCCGCGCCTTGGTTCCCCGCCGCGAGGAGAACGGTCTGTACCATAATCATCCGTATTTAAACCGAACCTTACTAACGGCAGAGGTGCAAAAGGAGCTTAAGCATGCTCTCGCCGTCGGCCGCAAGCTTCGTGCCGAAGTAAAGAAACAGGTGAAGCGGCAGACCAAGTCCTTGTTGAAGGAGGAGGAAGCCGGTTATGAAGCCGATTAG
- a CDS encoding MFS transporter produces the protein MQNVKEKRLRIRFESDMEPKEPQAKSKKASKGKDAGGKGQIWEFIAIATIPLVMVLGNSMLVPILPEMMTQMGITKTQSSMVITLFSVTAGLFIPLFGYLSDRLTRKKVIIPSLILYGAAGILSGFGAVWGSYTIVIIGRALQGLGAAGTAPIAMALVGDMYKGGTESKALGLTEASNGTGKVVSPILGSLLALIVWYAAFFAFPVFCVLSILAVIFLIKEPKKDKEPPKLREYLHRISTVLKKKGRWLITSFFAGSLALFILFGVLFFLSNILEEAPYSIDGIRKGFILAIPLLGMVATAYITGSRIKKNGILMRWLMNIGLILMTVSLGLTIFFFKNLYLLIGLLTVSSIGTGLILPCLNTIITGAVAKSERGMITSLYNCLRFLGVAAGPPLFGWMMDKSHGLIFITVSSLSLITLGLVFFLIKPDKQVS, from the coding sequence ATGCAGAACGTCAAAGAGAAACGGCTTCGAATCCGGTTTGAAAGCGACATGGAGCCCAAAGAGCCCCAAGCCAAAAGCAAAAAAGCGAGCAAAGGGAAGGATGCGGGGGGAAAGGGACAAATTTGGGAGTTCATCGCCATTGCCACCATACCTTTGGTTATGGTACTCGGGAATTCCATGCTCGTGCCCATTCTTCCGGAGATGATGACGCAGATGGGCATCACCAAAACCCAAAGCAGTATGGTCATTACGCTTTTCTCGGTGACAGCCGGTTTGTTTATTCCGCTATTCGGATACTTGTCCGACCGCCTTACCCGGAAAAAAGTTATCATTCCTTCCCTTATTCTTTACGGAGCAGCCGGGATCCTGTCCGGTTTCGGGGCGGTTTGGGGCTCCTACACCATCGTCATTATCGGCCGTGCTCTTCAAGGCTTGGGAGCAGCCGGAACGGCACCCATTGCAATGGCTTTGGTGGGCGACATGTACAAGGGAGGGACGGAGAGCAAGGCGCTTGGTCTGACGGAGGCTTCGAACGGCACCGGGAAAGTGGTGAGTCCGATCCTCGGCTCCCTGCTGGCGCTAATCGTCTGGTACGCGGCTTTTTTTGCCTTCCCGGTCTTCTGTGTCCTCTCCATTCTGGCTGTTATTTTCCTCATCAAGGAGCCGAAGAAGGATAAGGAGCCGCCCAAGCTGAGGGAGTACCTTCATCGCATATCCACCGTTCTTAAGAAAAAAGGCCGCTGGCTCATTACGTCGTTCTTCGCCGGTTCGCTTGCCTTGTTTATCCTGTTCGGGGTGTTGTTCTTTCTTTCCAATATTCTGGAAGAAGCCCCCTATTCGATCGACGGCATCCGCAAAGGCTTTATTCTTGCCATTCCTCTGCTGGGCATGGTGGCTACCGCCTATATCACGGGCAGCCGGATCAAGAAGAACGGGATCCTCATGCGTTGGCTGATGAACATCGGCCTCATTCTCATGACGGTCTCGCTCGGCCTGACCATCTTCTTCTTTAAGAACCTGTACCTCTTAATCGGCCTCCTAACGGTCAGCAGCATAGGGACCGGGCTGATTCTTCCCTGCTTGAACACTATCATTACGGGAGCCGTCGCCAAATCGGAACGGGGCATGATCACCTCCCTGTATAACTGCCTGCGATTCCTCGGGGTCGCCGCCGGCCCTCCCTTGTTCGGCTGGATGATGGACAAATCACACGGGCTTATCTTCATAACGGTGTCGTCCCTGTCGCTTATTACACTCGGGCTGGTATTCTTTCTCATCAAGCCGGATAAACAGGTGAGCTGA
- a CDS encoding M67 family metallopeptidase → MILTTPTVLAQVIAHCQQEWPQEACGLLLGSPNGGDVQVSAAEPLRNLSRDPRLHFLADPEAWIAFLYADRTEARSLVGLYHSHPTEPAVPSASDADSLWTFPAYWIVSLRNRDTPEVKGYRLEGASGQQKSPLVFREHSIRLIAD, encoded by the coding sequence TTGATCCTGACCACACCGACCGTCCTGGCTCAAGTGATCGCCCATTGCCAACAGGAATGGCCCCAAGAAGCCTGCGGCCTCCTGCTCGGCAGCCCGAACGGCGGGGACGTGCAGGTTTCCGCGGCGGAGCCGCTTCGCAACCTGTCCCGGGACCCCCGCCTGCACTTCCTCGCCGACCCGGAAGCGTGGATCGCATTCCTGTATGCCGACCGGACGGAGGCCCGTTCCCTGGTCGGCCTTTATCATTCCCATCCGACGGAGCCGGCCGTCCCTTCTGCAAGCGATGCTGACAGCCTATGGACCTTCCCGGCGTATTGGATCGTTTCTCTCCGTAACCGGGACACTCCCGAGGTGAAGGGGTACCGGCTGGAAGGGGCCTCTGGACAACAAAAAAGCCCCCTCGTCTTCAGGGAGCATTCCATTCGGCTTATCGCTGACTAA
- a CDS encoding DNA polymerase IV: MNRSAEGFYPKKGRVVLHIDMNAFYCSVHEAVEPDKYRGKAVAVAGSVELRKGIVVTSSYKARASGVRTGMLVSQALKACPELILIQPDFHLYRHFSRRFMDIVGNYSPQIEAMSIDECFVDITGSKQFGAPLEIAETIQTRIRNELGLPCSIGVAPNKLLAKIASDMKKPNGISVLRLRDVPLILWDKPCDTIYGIGGKTAEKLLKLNIRTVGELAHTGEALLTREFGVLGAWLKRAANGHDESPVNPVREPSKSVGHTTTLPSNFTDPADIQRVFLNLADQVARRARRQGLVGSTIQITIRDPDMRTITRSCTVPVPTENYEDLYREACRLFEANWQAGKPVRLLGITLQNLQPKAESAIQLDLFSYEQQPKKESLTQAMDRIRDKFGESAILTAGMIGSDPSSLIRNHKVRGTSLQMDHLKAAKSDSGE, encoded by the coding sequence ATGAACCGGTCGGCGGAAGGCTTTTATCCCAAAAAAGGGCGGGTTGTTCTACATATTGATATGAATGCTTTCTACTGCTCGGTGCATGAAGCGGTCGAGCCGGACAAGTACCGGGGCAAGGCGGTGGCCGTGGCGGGAAGCGTGGAGCTGCGCAAGGGCATCGTGGTGACTTCCTCCTATAAGGCAAGGGCCAGCGGAGTCCGGACGGGCATGCTGGTCAGCCAGGCGCTTAAGGCCTGTCCGGAGCTTATTCTGATCCAGCCGGATTTTCATCTCTACCGCCACTTTTCCCGCCGCTTCATGGACATTGTTGGGAATTACTCTCCCCAGATCGAGGCGATGTCCATAGACGAGTGCTTCGTGGATATTACCGGCTCGAAGCAGTTCGGAGCCCCGCTCGAAATAGCGGAAACCATTCAGACCCGGATCCGGAACGAGCTTGGATTGCCATGCTCCATCGGGGTAGCGCCCAACAAGCTTCTGGCGAAAATCGCCTCCGATATGAAAAAGCCTAACGGCATCTCGGTCCTCCGCCTTCGCGACGTTCCGCTCATTCTGTGGGATAAGCCGTGCGACACCATCTATGGCATCGGCGGAAAGACGGCGGAGAAGCTGCTGAAGCTGAACATCCGCACGGTCGGCGAGCTCGCCCATACCGGGGAAGCGCTGCTGACGCGCGAGTTCGGCGTGCTGGGCGCCTGGCTTAAACGGGCGGCGAACGGCCACGACGAATCGCCCGTTAATCCGGTCCGCGAGCCCAGCAAGTCCGTCGGGCACACGACGACGCTTCCGAGCAATTTTACCGATCCGGCGGATATTCAGCGGGTCTTCCTTAACCTGGCGGACCAGGTGGCGAGAAGAGCGAGGAGGCAGGGGCTTGTCGGCAGCACCATCCAGATTACCATCCGGGATCCGGACATGCGGACGATTACCCGCTCCTGCACGGTTCCCGTGCCGACGGAGAACTATGAAGACCTGTATCGGGAGGCCTGCCGGCTGTTCGAAGCGAATTGGCAGGCCGGGAAGCCGGTCCGCCTGCTCGGCATCACGCTTCAGAATCTGCAGCCGAAGGCCGAGTCGGCCATTCAGCTCGATCTGTTCAGCTACGAGCAGCAGCCGAAGAAGGAGAGCCTGACCCAGGCGATGGACCGCATCCGCGATAAGTTTGGCGAAAGCGCCATTCTGACCGCCGGCATGATCGGCAGCGATCCTTCGTCGCTGATCCGCAATCACAAGGTTAGAGGAACCTCTCTGCAAATGGATCATTTAAAGGCTGCCAAGAGCGATTCGGGCGAATAG